A single genomic interval of Bradyrhizobium japonicum USDA 6 harbors:
- a CDS encoding lysophospholipid acyltransferase family protein → MKKLLRNTLRSSWLQRAVGVLAAEYLRLVWRTNKFTFDPPDVYEIVEPQIPAIFAFWHGQHFLTPFIKKKESHRAKVLISRHRDGEFNAIAVERLGIGLIRGSGDHGGAFHRKGGVGAFREMVHTLQDGCNVALTADVPKRSRVAGLGIIMLARESGRPIMPFAMATSRFIRLKNWDRTTINLPFGRGALVGIKEIHVPPDADAATMEALRLELEETLNEATRRAYAQLGRPGPQDG, encoded by the coding sequence TTGAAAAAACTGCTTCGCAATACGCTGCGAAGCAGCTGGCTTCAGCGTGCCGTCGGGGTTCTGGCGGCCGAATATCTGCGTCTGGTCTGGCGGACCAACAAGTTCACGTTCGATCCGCCGGATGTCTATGAGATCGTCGAGCCCCAGATTCCCGCGATCTTCGCCTTCTGGCACGGCCAGCATTTCCTCACGCCCTTCATCAAGAAAAAGGAGTCCCACCGGGCCAAGGTCCTGATCTCGCGGCATCGCGACGGCGAGTTCAACGCGATCGCCGTCGAGCGGCTCGGCATCGGCCTGATCCGTGGTTCCGGTGACCACGGCGGCGCCTTCCACCGCAAGGGCGGGGTGGGCGCGTTCAGGGAAATGGTGCACACGCTCCAGGACGGTTGTAATGTCGCGCTGACCGCCGATGTCCCGAAGCGCTCGCGCGTGGCCGGACTCGGCATCATCATGCTGGCACGGGAATCAGGGCGGCCGATCATGCCTTTCGCGATGGCGACCAGCCGCTTCATCCGGCTCAAGAACTGGGACCGCACCACCATCAACCTGCCGTTCGGGCGGGGCGCATTGGTCGGCATCAAGGAAATCCACGTGCCGCCGGATGCCGACGCCGCCACCATGGAAGCGCTGCGGCTGGAGCTGGAAGAGACCTTGAACGAGGCGACCCGCCGCGCCTATGCGCAACTCGGCCGTCCGGGGCCCCAAGATGGCTAA
- a CDS encoding 3-deoxy-D-manno-octulosonic acid transferase, translated as MRNSAVRGPKMANSLPITLRMYRRLASGLVPLAPALIKRRLKQGKEDPARVDERRGLSRDVRPHGPVVWIHGASVGEVLAAAALVERLRDLNLRILLTSGTVTSAAVVAKRFPPDVIHQYVPYDSPRYVARFLDHWKPSLALFIESDLWPNLILAGAARRLPMVLINGRMSPRSFPRWRRMYGTISALLSRFDICLAQSKTDAERFSALGGRDVVTTGNLKLDVAAPPADPAKLERLTAMTRGRPITVAASTHPGEDEMLIAAHRSLVGFFPQLLTVIVPRHPDRGASIAGLITASGLKPALRSRGELPTAATDVYVADTMGELGLFYRLSPVVFMGGSLIRHGGQNPIEAIKLGAAIVHGPHVFNFADVYEALDSSGGARQADTQETLVKQLGQLLADPTVRDGMQRAGSGVVEDLGGALNRTMTALEPYLLQLTIEMGAANA; from the coding sequence ATGCGCAACTCGGCCGTCCGGGGCCCCAAGATGGCTAATTCGCTGCCGATAACGCTGCGGATGTACCGGCGCCTGGCCTCGGGCCTGGTGCCGCTTGCGCCGGCGCTGATCAAGCGGCGGCTGAAGCAGGGCAAGGAGGATCCCGCGCGCGTCGACGAGCGGCGGGGCCTGTCCCGGGACGTGCGTCCGCACGGCCCCGTGGTCTGGATTCACGGCGCCAGCGTCGGCGAGGTGCTCGCCGCAGCCGCGCTGGTCGAGCGCCTGCGCGACCTCAATCTGCGCATCCTGCTCACCTCGGGTACCGTCACCTCCGCCGCCGTGGTCGCAAAGCGCTTTCCGCCCGACGTCATCCATCAATACGTGCCGTATGATTCCCCGCGCTATGTCGCGCGCTTCCTCGATCACTGGAAGCCGTCGCTGGCGCTGTTCATCGAATCCGATTTGTGGCCGAACCTGATCCTGGCGGGCGCCGCGCGCCGCCTGCCGATGGTGTTGATCAACGGGCGGATGTCGCCGCGCTCCTTCCCGCGCTGGCGGCGGATGTACGGCACCATCTCGGCGCTGCTGTCGCGGTTCGACATCTGCCTGGCGCAATCGAAGACCGATGCGGAGCGCTTCTCGGCGCTCGGCGGCCGCGACGTCGTCACCACGGGCAATCTCAAGCTCGACGTGGCCGCGCCGCCGGCCGATCCCGCCAAGCTCGAGCGGCTGACGGCGATGACGCGCGGCCGCCCGATCACCGTCGCGGCCTCGACCCATCCGGGCGAGGACGAGATGCTGATCGCGGCGCATCGCAGCCTCGTCGGTTTCTTCCCGCAGCTTCTGACCGTGATCGTGCCGCGGCATCCGGATCGCGGCGCCTCGATCGCGGGCTTGATCACGGCGTCGGGCCTGAAGCCGGCGTTGCGCTCGCGCGGGGAATTGCCGACCGCCGCGACCGACGTCTATGTCGCCGACACCATGGGCGAGCTCGGCTTGTTCTACCGCCTCTCGCCGGTCGTGTTCATGGGCGGATCGCTGATCCGCCATGGCGGCCAGAATCCGATTGAGGCGATCAAGCTCGGCGCCGCGATCGTCCATGGTCCGCACGTCTTCAACTTCGCCGATGTCTACGAGGCGCTCGATAGCAGCGGCGGCGCGCGCCAGGCCGACACGCAGGAGACGCTGGTCAAGCAGCTCGGTCAGTTGCTGGCCGATCCCACGGTGCGCGACGGGATGCAGCGCGCAGGCTCAGGCGTGGTCGAGGATCTCGGCGGCGCGCTCAATCGCACGATGACGGCGCTCGAGCCCTATCTGCTGCAACTGACCATCGAGATGGGGGCCGCCAATGCGTGA
- a CDS encoding 16S rRNA (uracil(1498)-N(3))-methyltransferase, whose translation MPSHDFRAPRLFVDVPLAQDARVPLDRDQSNYLGNVLRLAAGAEVLAFNGRDGEWQAAIEGRKRPDGLVILQQTRPQDRLAELAYVFAPLKHARLDYMVQKAIEMGAATLQPVLTRFTQASRVNTERMRANVVEAAEQCGILSIATVAEPVPLDRYLSQRPPDRLLIFCDEAAEVQSPIRSLEKARAAGLDQGRIGIDVLIGPEGGFAEEERALLLRQPKILRLALGPRIMRADTAAVAALALVQAVLGDWDRA comes from the coding sequence ATGCCCTCCCACGATTTTCGTGCCCCCCGCCTGTTTGTCGACGTCCCCCTTGCCCAGGACGCCAGGGTTCCGCTCGACCGCGACCAGAGCAATTATCTCGGCAATGTGCTGCGGCTTGCCGCCGGGGCCGAGGTTTTGGCGTTCAACGGCCGCGACGGCGAGTGGCAGGCCGCGATCGAAGGCCGCAAGCGGCCGGACGGCCTCGTCATCCTCCAGCAGACCCGGCCCCAGGACCGGCTGGCCGAGCTCGCTTACGTCTTCGCGCCGCTCAAGCATGCCCGGCTCGATTACATGGTCCAGAAGGCCATCGAAATGGGCGCCGCCACGCTTCAGCCGGTCCTGACCCGCTTCACCCAGGCCTCCCGGGTCAACACCGAGCGGATGCGTGCCAATGTCGTCGAGGCTGCCGAGCAATGCGGCATCCTGAGCATCGCGACGGTGGCCGAGCCGGTGCCGCTGGACCGGTATCTCAGTCAGCGCCCTCCCGACCGGCTGCTCATCTTCTGCGATGAGGCGGCGGAGGTCCAAAGCCCCATTCGGAGCCTGGAGAAGGCCCGCGCGGCCGGACTTGACCAAGGCAGAATTGGCATCGACGTGCTGATCGGCCCCGAAGGCGGCTTTGCCGAGGAGGAGCGCGCCCTGCTGCTGCGGCAGCCGAAAATCCTGCGGCTGGCGCTGGGACCCCGGATCATGCGGGCCGACACGGCCGCGGTGGCGGCCCTGGCGCTGGTGCAGGCAGTGCTGGGCGATTGGGACCGCGCCTAA
- a CDS encoding GYD domain-containing protein: MHFCLTGQYTPRALNAILENPTTNRQEAATKLIEAAGGKLISMYSVAADGPGVLVIFDVPDPSAAPAISGLTVTAGTLQNVKLTRLFTQDEIKQVRQNAAKLRSSYIPPGG, from the coding sequence ATGCATTTTTGCCTCACTGGACAATATACGCCACGCGCTCTCAACGCCATTTTGGAAAACCCCACGACCAATCGCCAGGAGGCGGCGACAAAACTCATTGAAGCGGCCGGTGGCAAGCTGATTTCGATGTACAGCGTTGCTGCCGACGGTCCGGGCGTTCTCGTGATTTTCGATGTGCCTGATCCCAGCGCGGCACCGGCCATTTCCGGTCTGACCGTCACGGCGGGTACCTTGCAGAACGTGAAACTGACCCGGCTGTTCACGCAGGACGAGATCAAGCAGGTCCGCCAGAACGCGGCGAAGCTGCGTTCCTCGTATATTCCGCCCGGAGGCTGA
- a CDS encoding ATP phosphoribosyltransferase regulatory subunit — MTATATSNAAGSAAWADTLLLSFAQAGYVRAEPAILQPAEPFLDLSGEDIRKSLYLTTDLSGEELCLRPDLTIPVARDYLASSRAGQPAGFSYLGPVFRYRSGQASEFLQAGIESFGRQDRAAADAEMLALALEATAAFGVRDVEIRTGDVALFNALLDALDLYPVWRRRLVKDFNRKISLEKDLEKLAAATTATRSEYEGVLAALAGSDRKAALAFVTDLMSIAGTTNVGGRTTAEIADRFLEQSTLKGGALPREAIAVLKRFLSIAGNPDDAVAELRALTTDAKLDLSAAVDQFESRVGFMAARGIDVKQTRFSTAFGRGLDYYTGFEFELHHRGNGAEPLVAGGRYDGLMTQLGSAEPIPAVGFSVWVDALTRIGRKVGA, encoded by the coding sequence ATGACCGCGACTGCCACCTCAAATGCTGCCGGCTCCGCCGCTTGGGCGGATACGCTGCTCTTGTCGTTCGCGCAGGCCGGCTATGTCAGGGCCGAGCCCGCGATCCTGCAACCGGCCGAGCCGTTCCTGGACCTCTCCGGCGAGGACATCCGCAAGAGCCTGTATCTGACGACGGACCTGTCCGGCGAGGAGCTCTGCCTGCGCCCGGACCTGACCATTCCCGTCGCCCGCGACTACCTCGCCTCCAGCCGCGCCGGCCAGCCGGCCGGGTTCAGCTATCTCGGCCCGGTGTTCCGCTACCGCAGCGGCCAGGCCAGCGAGTTTCTTCAGGCCGGCATCGAATCGTTCGGCCGCCAGGACCGCGCCGCGGCCGACGCCGAGATGCTGGCGCTGGCGCTGGAAGCGACCGCCGCCTTCGGTGTCCGCGATGTCGAGATCCGCACCGGCGACGTGGCGCTGTTCAACGCCCTGCTCGATGCGCTCGACCTCTATCCGGTGTGGCGCCGCCGCCTGGTCAAGGATTTCAACCGCAAGATCAGCCTGGAAAAAGATCTGGAGAAGCTGGCGGCCGCGACGACCGCGACCCGCAGCGAATATGAGGGTGTGCTCGCCGCGCTCGCCGGCTCCGACCGCAAGGCGGCGCTCGCCTTCGTCACCGATCTGATGTCGATCGCCGGCACCACCAATGTCGGGGGCCGCACCACGGCCGAGATCGCCGACCGTTTCCTCGAGCAGTCGACGCTGAAGGGCGGCGCGCTGCCGCGCGAGGCGATCGCCGTGCTCAAGCGTTTCCTGTCGATCGCAGGCAATCCCGACGATGCCGTCGCCGAGCTCCGCGCGCTCACCACGGACGCGAAGCTCGACCTCAGCGCTGCCGTCGACCAGTTCGAAAGCCGGGTCGGCTTCATGGCCGCGCGCGGCATCGACGTGAAGCAGACGCGCTTTTCGACCGCGTTCGGACGCGGCCTCGACTATTACACCGGCTTCGAATTCGAGCTGCATCACAGGGGCAACGGCGCCGAGCCGCTGGTTGCCGGCGGCCGCTATGACGGGCTGATGACCCAGCTCGGATCGGCCGAGCCGATCCCCGCGGTCGGCTTCTCGGTCTGGGTCGACGCGCTGACCCGGATCGGTCGCAAGGTGGGAGCTTAA
- a CDS encoding 3'(2'),5'-bisphosphate nucleotidase CysQ, translating to MADADAHATDETILTREAALLQDAVREAGSLAQSMFRTELRKWTKGASSPVSEADIAVNDLLEARLRAATPDYGWLSEESADDEVRLSRRRTWVVDPIDGTRNYLGGHDEWCVSVALVEDASPVLAAVFAPATGEFFFAARGQGTTLNGKAVRAASGSALDFSRVAGPKPMVERLNTAGGDIKLHPRIGSLALRLCRVADGVLDAAFAGGNSHDWDLAAADLIVQEADGRMSDLSGDPILYNRREVTHGVLVAAGRDRHAGIVAHFRNRPLP from the coding sequence TTGGCGGACGCTGACGCGCATGCAACGGACGAAACCATCCTGACGCGCGAGGCGGCGCTGCTGCAGGACGCGGTGCGGGAGGCAGGCAGCCTCGCGCAGTCGATGTTTCGCACCGAATTGAGGAAGTGGACCAAGGGCGCGTCTTCGCCGGTGTCGGAAGCCGACATTGCCGTCAACGACCTGCTCGAAGCGCGCCTGCGCGCGGCGACGCCCGATTATGGCTGGCTGTCCGAGGAGAGCGCCGACGACGAGGTGCGGCTGTCGCGGCGGCGGACCTGGGTGGTCGATCCCATCGACGGCACCCGCAATTATCTCGGCGGCCATGACGAATGGTGCGTCAGCGTCGCGCTGGTCGAGGATGCCTCGCCGGTGCTGGCTGCGGTGTTCGCGCCCGCAACCGGCGAGTTCTTCTTCGCGGCCCGCGGGCAGGGCACGACGCTCAATGGCAAAGCCGTGCGGGCGGCGTCCGGATCCGCGCTCGACTTCTCCCGCGTCGCCGGCCCGAAGCCGATGGTCGAGCGGCTCAATACGGCCGGCGGCGACATCAAGCTGCATCCGCGAATCGGTTCGCTCGCGCTGCGCCTGTGCCGGGTCGCCGATGGCGTGCTGGATGCGGCTTTTGCCGGGGGCAACAGCCATGATTGGGACCTTGCGGCGGCCGATTTGATCGTGCAGGAAGCGGATGGTAGGATGAGCGACCTCTCCGGAGATCCCATCCTCTATAACCGCCGGGAAGTCACGCACGGGGTGCTGGTGGCAGCGGGTCGCGATCGTCATGCGGGCATCGTCGCGCATTTTCGAAATCGGCCCTTGCCCTGA
- a CDS encoding DUF4170 domain-containing protein, producing MPDSAPQQLLHLVIGGELLDLEHNTFKNLDDVEIVGLYPNYASAHVAWRAKAQSTVDNAQMRYFIVHLHRLLDPNQEPAR from the coding sequence ATGCCAGATAGTGCCCCGCAACAATTGCTGCATCTCGTCATCGGCGGCGAACTGCTCGATCTCGAGCACAACACCTTCAAGAACCTCGATGACGTCGAGATCGTCGGCCTCTATCCGAACTATGCGTCCGCTCACGTCGCCTGGCGCGCCAAGGCGCAGAGCACGGTCGACAACGCGCAGATGCGCTACTTCATCGTCCATCTCCATCGGCTGCTCGACCCGAATCAAGAACCGGCGCGTTGA
- the lpxK gene encoding tetraacyldisaccharide 4'-kinase has product MREPAFWYRPRSFKSHALRPLGLLYGAITERRMLRQGFDAGIPVICVGNYHVGGAGKTPTVLALTKLLRELGETPVVLSRGYGGRLKGPVMVDRERHTASDIGDEPLMMVRDVPVVVAHDRLEGVALAKSRGATVILMDDGFQNPRLQKDASLIVIDSERGLGNGKVFPAGPLRAPLKAQLARTDALVLIGNGHAANDVAAELAKRNKPELRARLKPDAASVAQLLGKRVFAFAGIGDPARFFRSLRACGIEVARTRPFADHHMFSQNEIAALAAEAQREQLTLVTTEKDLARLRGREGVPGGIVPFAVQLEFDDPAALRQLISDHLYKARERRFARR; this is encoded by the coding sequence ATGCGTGAGCCGGCCTTCTGGTACCGGCCGCGTTCCTTCAAGTCTCATGCGTTACGGCCGTTGGGCTTGCTCTATGGCGCGATCACCGAACGGCGCATGCTGCGCCAGGGCTTTGACGCCGGCATCCCCGTGATCTGCGTCGGCAACTACCATGTCGGCGGCGCCGGCAAGACGCCGACCGTGCTCGCATTGACGAAGCTGTTGCGCGAGCTCGGCGAGACGCCGGTGGTGCTCAGCCGCGGTTATGGCGGACGCCTCAAGGGTCCGGTCATGGTCGACCGCGAGCGCCACACCGCGTCCGACATCGGCGACGAGCCGCTGATGATGGTGCGCGACGTTCCTGTCGTGGTCGCGCACGACCGTCTCGAAGGCGTCGCGCTCGCGAAGTCGCGGGGCGCGACCGTGATCCTGATGGACGACGGCTTCCAGAACCCGCGCCTGCAGAAGGACGCCTCCCTGATCGTGATCGACAGCGAGCGCGGCCTCGGCAACGGCAAGGTGTTTCCGGCCGGTCCCCTGCGCGCGCCGCTGAAGGCGCAGCTCGCGCGCACCGATGCGCTGGTGCTGATCGGCAATGGCCATGCCGCCAACGATGTCGCGGCGGAGCTTGCGAAGCGCAACAAGCCGGAGCTGCGCGCGCGCCTGAAGCCGGATGCGGCCTCGGTCGCGCAACTCCTCGGTAAACGCGTGTTTGCGTTCGCCGGCATCGGCGATCCCGCGCGTTTCTTCCGCAGCTTGCGCGCCTGCGGCATCGAGGTCGCGCGCACGCGCCCCTTCGCCGATCACCACATGTTTTCGCAGAACGAGATCGCCGCGCTCGCAGCGGAGGCGCAGCGCGAGCAGCTCACGCTGGTGACGACGGAAAAGGATCTTGCGCGCCTGCGCGGCCGCGAAGGCGTGCCCGGCGGCATCGTGCCGTTCGCGGTGCAGCTCGAATTCGATGATCCGGCCGCGCTCCGGCAATTGATCAGCGATCATCTCTACAAGGCGCGCGAGCGGCGGTTCGCCAGGCGATGA
- the ubiA gene encoding 4-hydroxybenzoate octaprenyltransferase — protein MSDTSARVADSTGNWVDTLAPQWARPYLRLSRFDRPIGSWLLLMPCWWSAALAAGMAHDVRGLPLTIALFFIGAFVMRGAGCTWNDITDRDLDDKVERTRSRPLPSGQVTTKQALAFMVAQALTGLVVLLQFNRFAVLTGIASLLIVAIYPFMKRITWWPQIVLGLAFSWGALMGFAVTFGRIELTALVLYAGSISWVIGYDTIYAHQDAEDDALIGIKSTARLFGAHTHQALILFYGLAVMLIGVALASGDARWPAWLGLAAFAVHLASQIVRLDISDPLLCKRLFYSNKYAGFLLFAGLLVDAVMRAA, from the coding sequence ATGAGTGATACATCCGCCCGCGTTGCCGATTCCACCGGCAACTGGGTCGATACGCTCGCGCCGCAATGGGCGCGGCCCTATTTGCGCCTGTCCCGCTTCGATCGTCCGATCGGCTCCTGGCTTCTGTTGATGCCGTGCTGGTGGTCGGCGGCACTCGCCGCCGGCATGGCGCATGATGTCCGCGGCCTGCCGCTCACCATCGCGCTGTTCTTCATCGGCGCCTTCGTGATGCGCGGAGCAGGCTGCACCTGGAACGACATCACCGACCGCGATCTCGACGACAAGGTCGAGCGCACCCGCTCGCGGCCGTTGCCGTCGGGCCAGGTGACCACGAAGCAGGCGCTGGCCTTCATGGTCGCGCAGGCGCTGACCGGTCTCGTGGTGCTGCTGCAATTCAACCGCTTCGCGGTCCTGACCGGCATCGCCTCGCTTTTGATCGTCGCGATCTATCCCTTCATGAAGCGCATCACCTGGTGGCCGCAGATCGTGCTCGGCCTCGCCTTCTCCTGGGGCGCGCTGATGGGATTTGCCGTCACCTTCGGCCGCATCGAATTGACCGCGCTGGTGCTCTATGCCGGATCGATTTCGTGGGTGATCGGCTATGACACGATCTATGCGCATCAGGACGCCGAGGACGACGCGCTGATCGGCATCAAGTCCACCGCGCGGCTGTTCGGCGCGCACACGCACCAGGCGCTGATCCTGTTCTACGGGCTTGCGGTGATGTTGATCGGCGTCGCGCTGGCCTCAGGCGATGCGCGCTGGCCGGCCTGGCTCGGGCTTGCCGCGTTCGCGGTGCATCTGGCGTCGCAGATCGTGCGGCTGGATATCAGCGACCCCTTGCTCTGCAAGCGCCTGTTCTACTCGAACAAGTATGCCGGCTTCCTGCTGTTTGCGGGATTGCTGGTCGACGCTGTGATGCGGGCGGCGTAG
- a CDS encoding DUF6101 family protein has translation MRRQTATSGIAPAGSGRSLRLDPLSLPVRFDAHDPRADGYTRQIELHRERVVLRRAVRGMQMAINVRVSDFTGVALRGNDEAQTLVLVHRDPSLSVPLLVSSDGDELAEAWAIWSELFALPQLDEGARNPTPRRRRANAIRARRPKFLMRRRTAMTRELSVHREEREIIARD, from the coding sequence GTGAGGCGTCAAACAGCAACAAGCGGGATCGCTCCCGCCGGGTCGGGCCGCAGCTTGCGGCTCGACCCTCTTTCCCTTCCGGTCCGCTTCGATGCGCACGATCCGCGCGCCGACGGGTACACCAGGCAGATCGAGCTTCATCGCGAGCGTGTCGTGCTGCGCCGTGCCGTTCGCGGCATGCAGATGGCGATCAACGTCCGCGTCAGCGACTTCACCGGCGTTGCGTTGCGCGGCAATGACGAGGCGCAGACCCTCGTCCTCGTGCATCGCGATCCCTCGCTGTCCGTTCCGCTGCTGGTCAGCAGCGATGGCGACGAGCTCGCCGAGGCATGGGCGATTTGGAGCGAACTGTTCGCGCTTCCACAACTCGACGAAGGCGCCCGCAACCCCACGCCGCGCCGTCGCCGCGCCAACGCGATCCGCGCCCGCCGTCCGAAATTTTTGATGCGCCGGCGCACCGCCATGACGCGCGAACTGTCGGTTCATCGCGAAGAGCGCGAGATCATCGCGCGGGATTGA
- a CDS encoding DUF2093 domain-containing protein, which translates to MLNKFGPSGHGEAQVQYLDGDFRVISPGTFVRCAITDTRIPLDELKYWSVDLQEAYATPAAVLQRHFPGALKPQP; encoded by the coding sequence GTGCTGAACAAGTTCGGCCCCTCGGGCCATGGCGAAGCGCAGGTGCAATATCTCGACGGCGATTTCCGCGTGATCTCGCCGGGGACCTTCGTGCGCTGCGCGATCACCGACACGCGGATTCCGCTCGACGAATTGAAGTACTGGAGCGTGGACCTGCAAGAGGCCTACGCCACGCCCGCCGCCGTGCTGCAGCGGCATTTCCCCGGCGCGCTGAAGCCGCAGCCGTGA
- a CDS encoding TldD/PmbA family protein, with protein sequence MNPSPSSTLSPQDSSKANRDLFDQSALSDLAQRLVEAAKRAGADAADAVAVRGVSQGVEVRDGRVEESERSEGDDVGLRVLVGQRQAVVSTNDVSGDAVTKLAERAVAMARVAPDDKYVGLADPALLARDFPDLDLLDPDVPATSELERRALEAEAAALAVKGVTKSGGASASAGMGGMVLVTSTGFHGSYLRSSQGISATAISGEGTGMERDYDFTSAPHGADLLSPEVVGRSAGERTVARSNPRKVETCKVPVVFDPRVAGSLVGHVVGAINGASIARKTSFLKDKLGQQLFAKNIRIIDDPLRKRGLRSQTFDAEGVAVKKIALVDEGVLTTWLLDCATARELGLTTTGHAHRGVSSSPSPGPYNLHLEPGTPTPAELIADIKQGFYVTDLIGSGVNGVTGDYSRGASGFWIENGELTYPVSEVTIAGHLFEIFKSMQPANNLEFRYGINAPTVRIEGLTLGGR encoded by the coding sequence GTGAACCCTTCACCAAGCTCGACGCTTTCGCCCCAGGATTCGTCCAAAGCCAATCGCGACCTGTTCGATCAGTCCGCGCTCTCCGATCTCGCGCAGCGGCTGGTCGAGGCGGCCAAGCGCGCCGGTGCGGATGCGGCCGATGCGGTCGCCGTGCGCGGCGTCTCGCAGGGCGTCGAGGTGCGTGACGGGCGCGTCGAGGAATCCGAACGCTCCGAGGGCGATGATGTCGGCCTGCGCGTGCTGGTCGGCCAGCGCCAGGCGGTGGTCTCGACCAACGACGTCAGCGGCGATGCCGTGACCAAGCTTGCCGAGCGCGCGGTTGCGATGGCGCGCGTCGCACCCGACGACAAATATGTCGGCCTCGCCGATCCCGCGCTGCTCGCGCGCGACTTCCCCGATCTCGATCTGCTCGATCCCGACGTGCCCGCGACCTCCGAGCTCGAGCGCCGCGCGCTCGAAGCCGAGGCTGCCGCGCTCGCCGTCAAGGGCGTGACCAAGTCCGGCGGCGCCTCCGCCTCCGCCGGCATGGGCGGCATGGTGCTCGTCACCAGCACCGGCTTCCATGGTTCTTATTTGCGTTCCAGCCAGGGCATTTCGGCGACCGCGATATCGGGCGAAGGCACCGGCATGGAGCGTGATTACGACTTCACCTCGGCGCCGCACGGCGCCGATCTCCTGTCGCCGGAAGTCGTCGGCCGTTCCGCCGGCGAGCGCACCGTGGCGCGTTCCAATCCGCGCAAGGTCGAGACCTGCAAGGTGCCGGTCGTGTTCGATCCGCGCGTCGCGGGCTCGCTGGTCGGCCACGTCGTCGGTGCCATCAACGGCGCCTCGATCGCACGCAAGACCAGCTTCCTGAAGGACAAGCTCGGTCAGCAGCTGTTCGCCAAGAACATCCGCATCATCGACGATCCCCTGCGCAAGCGCGGCCTGCGCTCGCAGACCTTCGATGCCGAAGGCGTCGCGGTGAAGAAGATCGCGCTGGTCGACGAGGGCGTGCTGACGACCTGGCTGCTCGACTGCGCGACCGCACGCGAGCTCGGCCTCACCACCACCGGCCACGCCCATCGCGGCGTCTCGTCCTCGCCGTCGCCGGGGCCGTACAATCTGCATCTCGAACCGGGCACGCCGACCCCGGCCGAGCTGATCGCCGACATCAAGCAGGGCTTCTACGTCACCGACCTGATCGGCTCCGGCGTCAACGGCGTCACCGGCGATTACAGCCGCGGCGCCTCGGGCTTCTGGATCGAGAATGGCGAGCTGACCTACCCCGTCAGCGAGGTCACGATCGCGGGCCATCTGTTCGAGATCTTCAAGTCGATGCAACCGGCGAACAATCTCGAGTTCCGCTACGGCATCAATGCGCCGACGGTGCGCATCGAGGGTTTGACGCTTGGCGGACGCTGA
- a CDS encoding helix-turn-helix domain-containing protein, with protein MLSFQGLKPSAALELQSYDIDHFGESERYAGASSMPLSAGATAIKRARLSLPVLTLSLVKTFPRIIRGYDLAHAIAVAVPMDHVTSTRINGQSIGSSILVLKGRSDCLVYEPAGRLWAVAYFSLPEREPWSQLDDGYHLLSPASDVLASLHRSISTTLETAAHDPDFLNEPTSRTAVEQSLFVTMDAAIRSNANRGPMHSTTDSYQRIVAEMERLIRHDLAIWHKTTELAERVGVSVRTLQSATQAICGMSPHRYSRVLRLWSVRKQLRTGPARRSVKACAIGHGFWHLSEFAASYRAAFGELPSETLHRSKREVI; from the coding sequence TTGCTGTCGTTCCAGGGTCTCAAGCCATCCGCGGCTCTCGAGCTCCAATCGTACGACATCGATCATTTCGGAGAGAGTGAGAGATATGCCGGCGCATCCAGCATGCCGCTGTCGGCCGGGGCGACTGCAATCAAGCGCGCCCGGCTCAGCCTGCCGGTCCTGACGCTGTCTTTGGTGAAGACCTTCCCGCGGATCATCCGCGGTTATGATCTGGCGCACGCCATCGCGGTGGCGGTGCCGATGGACCATGTAACCTCCACCCGCATCAACGGGCAATCAATTGGCAGCTCGATACTCGTTCTCAAGGGGAGATCCGATTGCCTGGTCTATGAGCCGGCAGGGCGTTTGTGGGCTGTCGCCTATTTCAGCCTGCCCGAGCGCGAGCCCTGGTCTCAGCTGGATGACGGCTATCATTTGCTGAGCCCGGCATCGGACGTACTTGCCTCCCTGCATCGCTCGATTTCCACGACGCTTGAAACCGCTGCACATGATCCAGACTTCCTGAACGAGCCGACGTCGCGAACGGCGGTCGAACAATCCCTGTTCGTCACAATGGATGCTGCGATTCGGTCCAACGCGAATCGCGGGCCCATGCACTCCACGACGGACAGCTATCAGCGGATCGTCGCAGAGATGGAACGATTGATCCGCCACGACCTCGCGATCTGGCACAAGACGACCGAACTGGCGGAGCGGGTGGGCGTGTCCGTTCGGACCCTCCAGAGTGCGACGCAGGCCATCTGCGGCATGAGCCCTCATCGCTACAGCCGGGTCTTGCGCCTCTGGTCGGTGCGAAAGCAGCTGCGCACCGGCCCGGCTCGCCGCAGTGTGAAGGCCTGCGCAATCGGCCATGGCTTCTGGCATCTGAGCGAGTTCGCAGCGAGCTACAGGGCGGCTTTCGGAGAGCTCCCGTCCGAGACCCTGCATCGGTCGAAGCGAGAGGTTATCTAG